The following are encoded in a window of Thermodesulfobacterium geofontis OPF15 genomic DNA:
- a CDS encoding amino acid permease, with translation MKSNELAELKNNSISEKESFRLIREIGLFPAVMLVVGNTIGTGIFTTSGFVIKELKDPGALLLVWILGGLIALFGAISYAELGKMFPRAGGEYTFLRESFGEVFGFLAGWISLIVGFSAPIAATAIAFSKYFLELFHLQTFEVTSKLLAILVILFLSFVHTQKIKIGANFQAGITLFKIFFLFAFIFLGFLCIKENLNTLGMKSLIPKKETILSLNFPVSLIYVMYAYSGWNAATYVGEEIKNPQRNIPLALLLGVLLVVVLYVGINILYVRALSVEEMSGVVEIGAKTAEKIFGGKLSFLFTAGITLGLLSVLSAMIIAGPRVYYAMARDGVFFKVFSRVHPEKKTPIFSILLQAMIAIFMVLTSTFEALLLYIGFTLSLCASLTVLGFMKLKKKFIFPAFAFILANLWMMIFAILTKPLTLLAGFLTILAGFVLYQFKFNQKLKI, from the coding sequence GTGAAATCTAATGAGTTAGCAGAGCTGAAAAATAATTCTATTTCTGAAAAAGAGAGCTTTAGGTTAATAAGGGAGATCGGGCTTTTCCCTGCTGTTATGCTTGTTGTAGGAAACACTATAGGAACAGGAATCTTTACCACTTCTGGGTTTGTCATAAAGGAGCTTAAAGACCCAGGGGCTCTTCTTTTGGTATGGATTTTGGGAGGTTTGATTGCTCTTTTTGGAGCTATTAGTTATGCTGAACTTGGGAAGATGTTTCCTCGGGCAGGGGGAGAGTATACTTTTTTAAGAGAAAGCTTTGGTGAAGTTTTTGGATTTCTTGCTGGATGGATTTCGCTTATCGTTGGTTTTTCAGCCCCTATCGCAGCAACTGCTATTGCTTTCTCAAAATACTTTTTAGAACTTTTCCATTTGCAAACCTTTGAGGTAACTTCTAAACTTTTAGCTATTTTAGTAATTTTATTTCTTTCCTTTGTTCATACGCAAAAAATTAAGATTGGTGCTAATTTTCAAGCAGGGATTACTCTCTTTAAAATCTTTTTTCTTTTTGCTTTTATCTTTTTGGGGTTTTTATGCATTAAAGAAAATTTAAACACCCTTGGGATGAAAAGTTTAATTCCTAAAAAAGAAACTATTTTAAGTTTAAACTTTCCTGTTTCCCTTATTTATGTGATGTATGCTTATAGTGGGTGGAATGCTGCAACTTATGTAGGAGAAGAAATTAAGAATCCTCAGAGAAACATCCCTTTAGCCCTTTTGTTAGGAGTTTTGTTAGTGGTGGTTTTGTATGTTGGGATAAATATTCTTTATGTTAGAGCCCTTTCTGTTGAAGAGATGTCTGGGGTTGTAGAGATAGGAGCTAAGACTGCAGAAAAGATTTTTGGAGGAAAGCTATCTTTTCTTTTTACTGCGGGAATTACTTTGGGGCTTCTTTCGGTTTTAAGTGCTATGATAATTGCTGGACCAAGAGTATATTACGCCATGGCAAGGGATGGGGTATTTTTTAAAGTATTCTCAAGGGTTCATCCAGAAAAGAAAACGCCGATTTTTTCAATCCTTCTTCAGGCAATGATTGCCATTTTTATGGTTTTAACCTCAACCTTTGAAGCCCTTCTTCTTTATATAGGTTTTACTTTGTCTTTGTGCGCAAGTTTAACGGTTTTAGGTTTTATGAAGCTTAAAAAGAAGTTTATTTTTCCAGCCTTTGCTTTTATTTTAGCTAATCTTTGGATGATGATTTTTGCCATCTTAACTAAACCTTTAACCCTTTTGGCAGGTTTTTTAACTATTTTAGCAGGTTTTGTTTTATATCAGTTTAAGTTTAATCAAAAATTAAAAATTTAA
- a CDS encoding DUF4198 domain-containing protein, producing MKRAGLILFLVLIMFLFATPGFSHILWIEETNGKFKVFWGHIGKPEFYDPKNIKEIKGFDKKGKSIKLKKEVVDNQLILLAEKKPSLILASMEGVYLVTTPEGKKRMDKTEAQKQGLQVIESFYALQSTKAIFEDSVLLKKPLGLTLDPIFVETPYKGKDEVAVKVLYEGKPAEGVIIFNPYHKELAKTDTKGMARIKVEDLKMKEGYYALVCFYKVKISDPKAEYLWLITSLTWQR from the coding sequence ATGAAAAGGGCAGGATTAATTTTATTTTTAGTTTTAATTATGTTTTTATTTGCAACCCCGGGTTTTTCTCATATACTTTGGATAGAAGAGACTAACGGTAAGTTTAAAGTTTTTTGGGGACATATCGGTAAACCAGAGTTTTATGACCCAAAAAATATAAAAGAGATTAAAGGTTTTGATAAAAAGGGGAAATCTATAAAGCTTAAAAAAGAAGTAGTTGATAACCAACTTATTCTTTTAGCTGAGAAAAAGCCATCTTTAATTCTTGCTTCCATGGAAGGTGTTTATTTGGTTACTACTCCAGAAGGTAAAAAAAGGATGGATAAGACCGAAGCTCAGAAGCAAGGATTACAAGTAATAGAAAGTTTTTATGCCCTTCAATCCACCAAGGCTATTTTTGAAGATTCAGTGCTCTTAAAGAAACCTTTAGGGCTAACGCTTGATCCGATCTTTGTGGAAACTCCATATAAAGGAAAGGATGAGGTGGCGGTTAAGGTTTTATATGAAGGAAAGCCAGCTGAAGGCGTAATCATTTTTAATCCGTATCATAAAGAGTTAGCTAAAACAGATACCAAAGGAATGGCAAGGATAAAGGTTGAAGACCTTAAGATGAAAGAAGGATATTATGCCTTGGTGTGTTTTTATAAAGTTAAGATTTCAGACCCAAAAGCTGAGTATTTATGGCTTATAACCTCTTTAACCTGGCAGAGATAG
- a CDS encoding vWA domain-containing protein yields MVFLITDGKANVSLTGKPVFEELQSLCNLLSGISSADFVVIDTEKKNKFIRMDIAFKIAEWLNARYYLIEDLKADSLLAIARAYKNI; encoded by the coding sequence TTGGTTTTTCTTATTACTGATGGGAAAGCAAATGTTTCTTTAACTGGAAAGCCTGTTTTTGAAGAACTTCAGAGTCTTTGTAATCTTTTAAGTGGTATTTCTTCTGCCGATTTTGTAGTTATAGATACAGAAAAGAAAAATAAGTTTATAAGGATGGATATTGCTTTTAAGATTGCAGAATGGCTTAATGCAAGGTATTATTTAATTGAAGATTTAAAAGCAGATAGTCTTTTAGCTATTGCAAGGGCTTATAAGAATATATAA
- a CDS encoding ABC transporter ATP-binding protein → MIKVEGLVKHYGKIKAVDGISFEIKQGEIFGLLGPNGAGKTTTVKILTTLTKPDAGKCFINGFDVIKEPYEIKKFIGVVPQENNLDRDLTVYENLFIYGKLHKVKDLKVKIKNLLEMMGLWERKDTLVSKLSGGMQRRLLLARALLSDPKVLFLDEPSIGLDPQIRRHLWEIIKKAKAEGKTIFLTTHYIEEAESLCDRVGILSKGKLIAFGAPSELKKSVGNFTVEYYMDKEGSIKLWMFKTKEEAYEFAKKNDLPLVIRETNLEDVFIKLTGERIE, encoded by the coding sequence ATGATAAAAGTTGAAGGGCTTGTTAAACATTATGGGAAGATAAAGGCGGTTGATGGGATAAGTTTTGAGATAAAACAAGGCGAAATATTTGGACTCCTTGGTCCAAATGGAGCAGGGAAAACAACTACAGTAAAGATTTTGACTACTTTAACCAAACCTGATGCTGGAAAATGTTTTATCAACGGTTTTGATGTTATAAAAGAGCCTTATGAAATTAAAAAATTTATCGGGGTTGTTCCACAGGAAAACAACTTAGATAGAGACTTAACGGTTTACGAAAATCTTTTTATTTATGGAAAACTTCATAAAGTAAAGGATTTAAAGGTCAAGATCAAAAACTTATTAGAGATGATGGGACTTTGGGAAAGGAAAGATACATTGGTTTCTAAGCTTTCAGGTGGTATGCAAAGAAGACTTCTTCTTGCAAGGGCTTTACTTTCAGACCCGAAGGTTTTATTTTTAGATGAGCCTTCTATAGGTCTTGACCCTCAGATAAGAAGACACCTTTGGGAAATAATAAAAAAGGCAAAAGCAGAAGGAAAAACAATTTTTCTCACTACTCACTATATAGAAGAAGCAGAATCACTTTGTGATAGAGTTGGGATTTTATCTAAGGGAAAGCTTATTGCCTTTGGTGCCCCTTCTGAACTTAAAAAATCTGTCGGGAATTTTACAGTAGAATATTATATGGACAAAGAAGGAAGTATAAAGCTTTGGATGTTTAAAACCAAAGAAGAAGCCTATGAATTTGCTAAGAAAAATGATCTTCCTTTAGTTATAAGGGAGACTAACTTAGAGGATGTGTTTATTAAGCTTACAGGAGAAAGAATAGAATAA
- a CDS encoding ABC transporter permease codes for MDWYPVLLRELIIFKRRLLKFGYLLSAMMLPIIYFVVFGLGLGRMVQIGGKSYLSFLIPGLVAMTSMTNSYTWIANSLNLNRLYFKTFQVLYLAPISYSAIIIGEVLAGMIKGLFAASLIIAVGFLTCPNFGLTLPFIVALFLNCFLFASLGFVVGMLSKGHEETATYSNFFILPMGFFCGTFFPIERIPDFLKPIVYLFPLTYTNILIRKEVFDNIALISILVLIFYSFILFGLGLRTLKNYSE; via the coding sequence ATGGACTGGTATCCTGTATTATTAAGAGAACTTATAATTTTTAAAAGAAGGCTTTTAAAATTTGGATATCTTTTGTCTGCAATGATGCTTCCTATAATTTATTTTGTGGTTTTTGGACTTGGTCTTGGAAGGATGGTTCAGATAGGAGGTAAAAGCTATCTTAGTTTTCTTATTCCAGGACTTGTTGCAATGACTTCAATGACAAACTCTTATACCTGGATTGCAAATTCTTTAAATCTCAATCGCCTTTATTTTAAAACCTTTCAAGTGCTTTATTTAGCTCCTATTTCTTATAGTGCTATAATTATCGGAGAAGTACTTGCAGGGATGATAAAAGGGCTTTTTGCTGCAAGTTTAATTATTGCAGTTGGATTTTTAACCTGTCCTAATTTTGGTTTAACCTTACCTTTTATAGTAGCTCTTTTTCTAAACTGTTTTTTGTTTGCAAGCCTTGGTTTTGTAGTAGGCATGTTAAGTAAAGGGCATGAAGAAACTGCAACCTATTCTAATTTTTTTATTTTACCGATGGGATTTTTCTGCGGAACCTTTTTTCCCATAGAGCGTATTCCTGATTTTTTAAAACCTATAGTTTATCTTTTCCCACTTACTTATACCAATATTCTTATAAGAAAAGAAGTTTTTGATAATATTGCTTTAATCTCTATTTTAGTGCTTATTTTTTATAGTTTTATTTTATTTGGCTTAGGTCTTAGAACTCTCAAAAATTATAGTGAGTAA
- the amrA gene encoding AmmeMemoRadiSam system protein A, with the protein MLSEEEKKYSLKLARKTLERYFSGDYEIEVPPKKFKNLWEKRGAFVTLLKEKHLRGCIGILEPLYPLYETIQKMAIEAAFKDPRFAPLEAKELPLIEIEISVLSPLKKGTLKEVEVGKHGIYLVKGAHRGVLLPQVPVEYGWDKKTFLEHVCLKAGLPPDCYKSPEAKIYLFTAEVFKESDYFK; encoded by the coding sequence ATGCTTAGTGAAGAAGAAAAAAAATATTCTTTAAAACTGGCAAGAAAAACTTTAGAAAGATATTTTTCTGGAGATTATGAAATTGAGGTTCCTCCTAAAAAATTCAAGAATTTATGGGAAAAAAGGGGAGCTTTTGTTACTCTATTAAAGGAAAAGCATCTTAGAGGTTGTATAGGAATTCTTGAACCTCTCTATCCTCTTTACGAAACTATACAAAAAATGGCAATAGAGGCTGCTTTTAAGGACCCAAGGTTTGCTCCCCTGGAAGCTAAAGAACTTCCTCTAATAGAAATAGAAATTTCTGTACTTTCACCTTTAAAAAAGGGAACCCTTAAGGAAGTAGAAGTTGGTAAACATGGTATTTACTTAGTAAAGGGAGCACACAGAGGGGTTTTACTTCCTCAGGTCCCAGTAGAATATGGTTGGGATAAAAAAACCTTTTTAGAACATGTTTGTTTAAAGGCTGGGCTACCTCCAGATTGTTATAAAAGCCCTGAAGCTAAAATTTACCTTTTTACTGCAGAAGTATTTAAAGAAAGCGATTATTTTAAATAA
- a CDS encoding DsbC family protein has product MKNYFWILKSLMIFCLGFSFLISCQKVSSSSQNCPKRDSVQKSLDAIQPGIKVETVKPSPVEGLCEVVVKLPNEEKGLFYTNLTGKYIITGSILEIKTLRNLTQEKLQDLNKKVLSKEQLSKLDKMVDFTYGNSKNVVYFITDPDCPHCKKAEDILNKLVKEGKLTVKVILLPIEALHPDAKSKAISLICDNKGFKELMEGYKNSNLCEKGKEKINQNISFLLNELKVRGTPTFIFPDGEMITNVLPESYILQKFK; this is encoded by the coding sequence ATGAAAAATTATTTCTGGATTTTAAAAAGTTTAATGATTTTTTGTTTGGGTTTTTCTTTTTTAATTTCCTGTCAAAAAGTTAGTAGTTCCTCTCAAAATTGTCCTAAAAGAGATTCAGTTCAAAAAAGTCTTGATGCTATTCAACCTGGTATAAAAGTTGAAACAGTAAAACCTTCTCCTGTAGAGGGTTTATGTGAGGTGGTGGTTAAACTTCCTAATGAAGAAAAAGGTCTTTTTTATACAAATCTTACTGGAAAATATATTATTACTGGAAGCATCCTTGAGATAAAAACTCTTAGAAATCTGACTCAAGAAAAACTTCAGGACCTAAATAAAAAAGTTCTTTCAAAAGAGCAACTTTCAAAACTTGATAAAATGGTAGATTTTACTTATGGAAATTCTAAAAACGTAGTATATTTCATTACTGATCCAGATTGTCCTCATTGTAAAAAGGCAGAGGATATTTTAAATAAATTAGTAAAAGAGGGGAAACTTACTGTTAAAGTAATTCTTTTACCCATAGAAGCTCTTCATCCAGATGCTAAGTCTAAAGCCATATCTCTAATATGCGATAATAAAGGATTTAAAGAATTAATGGAAGGTTATAAAAACTCAAACCTTTGTGAAAAAGGTAAAGAAAAGATAAATCAGAATATTAGTTTTCTTCTTAATGAGCTAAAAGTAAGAGGAACCCCTACTTTCATATTCCCGGATGGCGAAATGATTACTAATGTATTACCAGAAAGTTACATTTTACAAAAATTTAAATAA
- a CDS encoding nitroreductase family protein, protein MKEEAFQEAVFKAIFGRRSIRRYLDKIPEKEKIYKILEAGIWAPSGHNNQPWRFVVIWSKEIKEKLAELTTSAYIIKQAPVLIAVFLDKRDMYHQIKDHQSAGACIENMLLSAYALGLGSCWLGEILKNEDKVKEILDLEKDRYELCAVVALGYSDDKSKRAGRYPLEHFLLKEI, encoded by the coding sequence ATGAAAGAAGAAGCTTTTCAAGAAGCAGTTTTTAAAGCTATTTTTGGAAGAAGAAGTATAAGAAGATATCTTGATAAAATCCCTGAAAAGGAGAAAATTTATAAAATTCTTGAAGCTGGAATATGGGCACCTTCTGGACACAATAATCAACCTTGGAGATTTGTTGTTATTTGGTCTAAAGAAATAAAAGAAAAACTTGCTGAATTAACCACTTCTGCTTATATCATTAAACAAGCTCCTGTTTTAATAGCTGTTTTTCTTGATAAAAGAGATATGTATCATCAAATAAAAGATCATCAATCAGCTGGAGCTTGTATCGAAAATATGCTTCTTTCAGCTTATGCTCTTGGACTTGGTAGTTGTTGGTTAGGAGAAATTTTAAAAAATGAAGATAAAGTAAAAGAAATTTTGGATTTAGAAAAAGATAGATATGAGCTATGTGCAGTAGTTGCTCTTGGTTATTCTGATGATAAAAGCAAAAGGGCAGGAAGATATCCTCTTGAACATTTCTTATTAAAAGAAATATAA
- a CDS encoding flavodoxin family protein gives MKVLGILGSPHKDGGSAQLLLSALKAAEKEGAKTEIVSVYDGEIKPCIGCINNEEPVCKFPCIFDDFGKFILEKINQAEGLIFSTPVYWFAPSGLLKNLIDRMTCLENMVSYGEPSYMEGKVVGAIAVGADAGTISTCGYLITTLTSMGAIIPPWGIAYSHNGKKAIWDDKALMDAINIGLLITKMIKVLKGEKALLTYKDDKILLEDIRKEVLKEISNLKETSYKEYYERRSFSRSSF, from the coding sequence ATGAAGGTCTTAGGAATTTTAGGCTCACCTCATAAAGATGGAGGATCAGCACAACTTCTTCTTTCAGCTTTAAAGGCTGCAGAAAAGGAGGGTGCTAAAACTGAAATTGTCAGCGTATATGATGGAGAAATTAAACCTTGTATAGGATGTATTAATAATGAAGAGCCTGTCTGTAAATTCCCCTGCATTTTTGACGATTTTGGGAAATTCATTTTAGAAAAGATAAATCAAGCTGAAGGGTTAATTTTTTCAACTCCTGTTTATTGGTTTGCTCCGTCTGGGCTTTTAAAAAATTTAATTGATAGGATGACATGTCTTGAAAATATGGTAAGCTATGGAGAACCAAGTTATATGGAAGGAAAAGTGGTAGGAGCTATAGCAGTAGGAGCTGATGCAGGAACTATCTCAACCTGCGGATATTTAATCACTACCTTAACCTCTATGGGAGCGATAATTCCTCCCTGGGGAATTGCCTATTCTCACAACGGAAAAAAAGCTATCTGGGATGATAAAGCTTTAATGGATGCTATTAATATAGGTCTTCTAATTACTAAAATGATAAAGGTTTTAAAAGGAGAAAAAGCTTTATTAACTTATAAAGATGATAAAATTTTGTTGGAGGATATTAGAAAAGAGGTATTGAAAGAAATATCCAATTTAAAAGAAACCTCCTATAAGGAATATTATGAAAGAAGAAGCTTTTCAAGAAGCAGTTTTTAA
- a CDS encoding spermine/spermidine synthase domain-containing protein: MVKEIMADALFTEDKGVRVFFAEFVNVDYVFGYIGRIIYGKSDLQNIYVLENKFWGRMLFINNNLQFTSRDEFIYHEALVHIPVQGSPENSIKKVLICGGGDYGAARELLKYPEIEEVIIVDIDPHIPKIVEKYFPELLPENPKDPRLKLIVADAYEMVKKYKDEGKIFDLVIIDSTDPDISEKGITQELSHALFGIDFHQMVYKICPKGIVVQQCGTPFTMKNILIETYKIFKKVYPEKEIYCYRANIPSFGGDNAYLMRSPYANPEIPKWKEIPNTYYYTHEVHKASFGLPKFWREVLK, translated from the coding sequence ATGGTTAAAGAAATAATGGCTGATGCCCTTTTTACTGAGGACAAAGGAGTAAGAGTTTTTTTTGCTGAATTTGTTAATGTAGATTATGTATTCGGTTATATAGGAAGAATTATTTATGGGAAATCAGATTTACAGAATATATACGTTTTAGAAAATAAATTTTGGGGAAGAATGCTTTTTATAAATAATAATCTCCAATTTACTTCAAGAGACGAATTTATTTATCATGAGGCTTTAGTTCATATCCCTGTGCAGGGCTCTCCTGAAAATTCAATTAAAAAAGTTCTTATTTGTGGTGGAGGAGATTATGGAGCTGCTCGAGAGCTTCTTAAATATCCAGAAATTGAAGAAGTCATTATTGTAGATATAGACCCCCATATTCCAAAAATAGTAGAAAAATATTTTCCAGAACTTCTTCCAGAAAATCCAAAAGATCCAAGACTAAAGCTTATTGTAGCAGATGCTTATGAAATGGTTAAAAAATATAAAGATGAAGGAAAGATTTTTGATTTGGTAATAATAGACTCTACAGATCCAGATATAAGTGAAAAAGGAATCACCCAAGAATTATCTCATGCACTTTTTGGAATAGATTTTCATCAAATGGTTTATAAAATTTGTCCTAAAGGAATTGTCGTTCAGCAATGTGGAACTCCTTTTACTATGAAAAATATTTTAATTGAAACCTATAAAATTTTTAAAAAAGTTTATCCTGAAAAAGAGATTTATTGTTATAGAGCAAACATCCCTTCTTTTGGAGGAGATAATGCCTATTTAATGAGATCTCCTTACGCAAATCCAGAAATACCAAAGTGGAAAGAAATACCCAATACTTATTACTATACTCACGAAGTTCATAAAGCTTCTTTTGGACTTCCAAAATTTTGGAGGGAGGTTTTAAAATAA